Proteins encoded by one window of Haladaptatus sp. ZSTT2:
- a CDS encoding DUF4332 domain-containing protein has protein sequence MQRLDGIGPTYKERLHDAGISTVSQLAAADPAALAERLGISDSRVLSWVEQAQQLSS, from the coding sequence TTGCAGAGACTCGACGGCATCGGACCGACGTACAAGGAACGTCTCCACGACGCCGGGATTTCTACGGTGAGCCAGCTCGCAGCCGCGGATCCGGCCGCGCTCGCCGAGCGACTGGGTATCAGCGACTCACGAGTGTTGTCGTGGGTCGAGCAAGCCCAACAGCTCTCCAGCTAG
- a CDS encoding SHOCT domain-containing protein, with protein MSTERSSDGLLRIVLIVLAVIVLFPMLMMVFAAPMMGMMGWWWGGGTAGGLSPLWGIGMMLVWLVVLVGIGYLLYRGLVSGVGSSLTTDRALEELRVAYARGDLSDEEFEERRAKLTREELQ; from the coding sequence ATGTCGACAGAGCGCTCCTCCGACGGCCTGCTCCGCATCGTCCTGATCGTCCTCGCTGTAATCGTCCTGTTTCCGATGCTGATGATGGTCTTCGCCGCCCCGATGATGGGGATGATGGGCTGGTGGTGGGGCGGCGGCACGGCCGGGGGCCTCTCGCCGCTGTGGGGCATCGGGATGATGCTCGTCTGGCTCGTCGTCCTCGTCGGCATCGGCTATCTCCTCTATCGCGGCCTCGTCAGTGGTGTCGGGTCGTCTCTGACCACTGACAGGGCGCTCGAGGAACTCCGAGTCGCGTACGCACGCGGCGACCTCTCCGACGAGGAGTTCGAGGAGCGGCGGGCGAAACTCACCCGCGAGGAGTTACAATAG
- a CDS encoding DUF7342 family protein codes for MPEPDTNPVAEFDLAAEFAAELAAAPTDERVYRVALQLYEPTRVAGVAERAECSPDTARRHLTRLVDIGVLDQVSDSPATYQRNESYFEWRKRSRLEQLSTDQLQTRLTELTARERKFRDQYGVDRPDDVDAFDHADFDQIEDVWLDLSEWETVRRRIRRLEDVRQQRTGDFPSEAA; via the coding sequence ATGCCCGAGCCAGACACTAACCCAGTGGCGGAGTTCGACCTTGCCGCCGAGTTCGCGGCCGAGTTGGCCGCAGCGCCGACCGACGAGCGTGTCTACCGGGTCGCCCTCCAGCTCTACGAACCGACACGCGTCGCGGGAGTTGCTGAACGGGCTGAGTGCTCACCCGATACTGCACGCCGGCATCTCACCCGGCTCGTCGATATCGGCGTCCTCGACCAGGTCAGCGACTCACCCGCAACCTACCAGCGGAACGAATCGTACTTCGAGTGGCGGAAACGCAGCCGACTCGAACAACTCTCGACGGATCAGCTCCAAACTCGACTCACAGAGCTAACCGCTCGTGAGCGAAAGTTCCGCGACCAGTATGGCGTCGACCGACCGGACGATGTCGACGCGTTCGACCACGCTGACTTCGATCAGATCGAAGACGTATGGTTAGACCTCAGCGAGTGGGAAACCGTGCGGCGCCGCATTCGCCGACTGGAAGACGTTCGTCAGCAGCGAACGGGTGACTTCCCATCGGAGGCCGCCTGA
- a CDS encoding FAD binding domain-containing protein codes for MYTENFDYYRADSVEDAIELLGEHDGSELLAGAQGILTRMKTGDESPPALVDIGNLDGLSAIEASDGALSVGALATHAEVADSKTVADHAAALSDAAGEVGDLQVRNAGTVGGNLAHGDPRSDPPAAVLALDGSLVVQGPDGEREIPATDLFDGSFETSVGEREVVTRLELPVDGDAGSAYHKYRNPLSGYALVGVAASVRLDGDTVREARVAATGITDCPFRLEDVEDVLEDEPMDDELLTTAGDAAKAAVDADDLHSDPQASSEFRAHLLGVYTERVLADAVERAE; via the coding sequence ATGTACACCGAGAACTTCGACTACTACCGCGCCGACAGCGTCGAGGACGCAATCGAACTGCTCGGCGAGCACGACGGCAGCGAACTGCTCGCGGGTGCACAGGGCATCCTGACGCGCATGAAGACCGGCGACGAGTCGCCGCCCGCACTCGTCGACATCGGGAACCTCGACGGCTTGTCCGCAATCGAGGCCAGCGACGGTGCGCTCTCGGTTGGCGCACTCGCGACGCACGCCGAGGTCGCCGACTCGAAGACCGTCGCGGACCACGCGGCCGCGCTCTCGGACGCCGCGGGCGAGGTCGGCGACCTGCAGGTGCGCAACGCCGGCACCGTCGGCGGCAACCTCGCACACGGCGACCCGCGCTCGGACCCGCCTGCGGCGGTGCTGGCGCTGGACGGCAGCCTCGTCGTCCAGGGCCCGGACGGCGAGCGCGAAATCCCCGCCACGGACCTCTTCGACGGCTCCTTCGAGACGTCCGTCGGCGAACGGGAGGTCGTGACCCGCCTCGAACTGCCCGTCGACGGTGACGCCGGGAGCGCGTACCACAAGTACCGCAACCCCCTCTCGGGATACGCGCTGGTGGGGGTTGCCGCGAGCGTGCGGCTGGACGGCGACACCGTCAGGGAGGCGCGCGTCGCCGCCACGGGTATCACCGACTGTCCATTCCGCCTGGAGGACGTCGAGGACGTCCTCGAGGACGAACCGATGGACGACGAACTGCTCACGACCGCCGGTGACGCGGCAAAGGCGGCCGTCGACGCCGATGACCTGCACTCGGACCCGCAGGCCTCGAGCGAATTCCGCGCGCACCTGCTGGGGGTGTACACCGAGCGGGTGTTGGCGGACGCCGTCGAGCGAGCGGAGTGA
- a CDS encoding xanthine dehydrogenase family protein molybdopterin-binding subunit, with translation MSDAEDTAERIFGSPVARREDVPLLKGEGEYTDDIELEGMTHLAVRRSDHAHARIVDVDTSAAEAMDGVVAVFTGQDVEDSGVPNAIPTAWDLPNLVQPQYRMLAVDKVRHEGDGVAAVVAETRHVARDAVERIEVEYEKLDHATNPREAVERDVPEVHEAAENNVGFDFELGDADAVDQAFADADHTASVDLRLPRIIPNAMEPRAAVADWDATTEEMRIWMTSQNPHLHRMLMAAATLGIPENKLQVIAPEVGGGFGSKIYHYPDEAITGWASMQVERPVKWQATRSESYKTDCHGRDHDTTAEIAVDEDGTVRGLRVETYAGLGAHLSQFGSATPSYLYTTVLSGQYTIPAIHSRVVGAFTNTTPVDAYRGAGRAEGIYVIERAMDVAARELDMDPVELRKQNLVPPEDFPYESAAALVYDSGEYERGMDTALDHVDYQALRERQAELREEGRYIGIGVANFVESAGLSPSEAAGNLGSQAGGWESAIVRFDSTGTVTLFVGTADQGQGHRTTYAQIAAEELGVSMDDIEVVEGDTDRIPQGMGTYGSRSASVGGGAVARGAREVREKARRIAAHQLEASVDDIEFDDGEFHVAGAPDRSMHIQGVAHQAYLGHNMPEDMDPGLEVTNFYDPANFTFPFGTHVAVVEVDPDTGEIDIQQYVGVDDCGEIINPMVVEGQVHGGIAQGIGAALFEGASYDDDGKLETRRMDEYAVPHATQLPDFETDNTVTPSPHNPIGVKGVGESATIAGTPTMVAAVTDALEPFGVDHLDMPVTPEKVWRAIGGAK, from the coding sequence ATGAGCGACGCGGAGGACACCGCCGAGCGCATCTTCGGGTCGCCGGTCGCGCGCCGCGAGGACGTCCCGCTGCTGAAAGGCGAGGGCGAATACACGGACGACATCGAACTCGAGGGAATGACTCACCTCGCTGTGCGGCGGTCGGACCATGCGCACGCCCGCATCGTCGACGTCGACACCAGCGCCGCCGAGGCGATGGACGGCGTCGTCGCCGTATTCACAGGCCAGGACGTCGAGGACAGCGGCGTCCCGAACGCCATCCCGACGGCCTGGGATTTGCCGAACCTCGTCCAACCGCAATACCGGATGCTCGCGGTCGACAAGGTGCGCCACGAGGGCGACGGCGTCGCGGCGGTCGTCGCGGAGACGCGCCACGTCGCCAGGGACGCCGTCGAGCGCATCGAGGTCGAGTACGAGAAACTCGACCACGCCACAAACCCACGCGAGGCCGTCGAGCGCGATGTGCCGGAGGTCCACGAGGCGGCCGAGAACAACGTCGGCTTCGACTTCGAACTCGGCGACGCCGACGCCGTCGACCAGGCGTTCGCGGACGCCGACCACACCGCCAGTGTCGACCTCCGCCTGCCGCGCATCATTCCGAACGCGATGGAGCCGCGGGCGGCGGTCGCCGACTGGGACGCGACCACCGAGGAGATGCGAATCTGGATGACCAGCCAGAACCCCCACCTCCACCGGATGCTGATGGCGGCGGCGACGCTGGGCATCCCGGAGAACAAACTCCAGGTCATCGCACCGGAGGTCGGTGGCGGCTTCGGGAGCAAGATCTACCACTACCCGGACGAGGCCATCACTGGGTGGGCGTCGATGCAGGTCGAGCGCCCCGTGAAGTGGCAGGCGACCCGCTCGGAGAGCTACAAGACGGACTGCCACGGCCGCGACCACGACACCACCGCCGAAATCGCCGTGGACGAAGACGGCACGGTGCGCGGGCTCCGCGTGGAGACGTACGCCGGCCTCGGCGCGCACCTCTCGCAGTTCGGCTCCGCGACGCCGTCGTACCTCTACACGACGGTACTCTCGGGCCAGTACACGATTCCGGCCATCCACAGTCGCGTCGTCGGTGCGTTCACGAACACGACCCCCGTGGACGCCTACCGCGGCGCGGGCCGCGCGGAAGGCATCTACGTGATTGAGCGTGCGATGGACGTCGCGGCGCGTGAACTCGACATGGACCCCGTCGAACTCCGGAAGCAGAACCTCGTACCGCCCGAGGACTTCCCCTACGAGTCCGCGGCAGCGCTGGTCTACGACAGCGGCGAGTACGAGCGCGGCATGGACACCGCGCTCGACCACGTCGACTACCAGGCACTCAGGGAGCGACAGGCAGAGCTCCGCGAGGAGGGCCGGTACATCGGCATCGGCGTCGCGAACTTCGTGGAGTCCGCGGGCCTGTCGCCGTCGGAGGCCGCGGGCAACCTCGGCTCGCAGGCCGGCGGCTGGGAGAGCGCCATCGTGCGCTTCGACTCCACGGGCACGGTCACGCTGTTTGTCGGAACGGCCGACCAGGGACAGGGCCACCGCACGACGTACGCCCAGATTGCCGCCGAGGAACTCGGCGTCTCGATGGACGACATCGAGGTCGTGGAGGGCGACACCGACCGCATCCCACAGGGAATGGGGACGTACGGCAGTCGGAGCGCGTCGGTCGGCGGCGGCGCCGTCGCGCGCGGCGCCCGCGAGGTCCGCGAGAAGGCGCGCCGCATCGCCGCCCACCAACTCGAGGCCAGCGTCGACGACATCGAGTTCGACGACGGCGAGTTCCACGTCGCGGGCGCGCCAGACCGATCGATGCACATCCAGGGGGTCGCCCACCAGGCGTACCTCGGCCATAACATGCCAGAGGACATGGACCCCGGGCTGGAAGTGACGAACTTCTACGACCCGGCGAACTTCACATTCCCGTTCGGGACGCACGTCGCCGTGGTGGAAGTCGACCCGGACACGGGCGAAATAGACATCCAGCAGTACGTCGGAGTCGACGACTGCGGCGAAATCATCAACCCGATGGTCGTCGAGGGGCAGGTCCACGGCGGCATCGCGCAGGGCATCGGCGCGGCGCTGTTCGAGGGCGCGTCCTACGACGACGACGGCAAGCTGGAGACGCGGCGCATGGACGAGTACGCCGTGCCGCACGCGACCCAGTTACCGGACTTCGAGACGGACAACACCGTCACGCCCAGCCCGCACAACCCCATCGGCGTGAAGGGCGTCGGCGAGTCCGCGACCATCGCCGGAACGCCGACGATGGTGGCGGCAGTGACGGACGCGCTGGAGCCGTTCGGCGTCGACCACCTCGACATGCCGGTAACTCCTGAGAAAGTCTGGCGCGCAATCGGAGGTGCGAAGTGA
- a CDS encoding (2Fe-2S)-binding protein: MPDITLTVNEQRHELTVEPRTLLVTALREELGYKGANVGCETGRCGACTIREDGDAIKSCTRLAVQADGATIETVEGLDDDGDLAPIQEQFQKHHGLQCGYCTPGMLMTADTFLADADDPSREEIRDAIEGNLCRCTGYHNIVDAIEATAAQLGDLK, encoded by the coding sequence ATGCCAGACATCACACTGACAGTAAACGAGCAACGACATGAACTGACTGTAGAGCCGCGAACGTTACTCGTGACGGCGCTGCGCGAGGAACTCGGCTACAAGGGAGCCAACGTCGGCTGCGAGACGGGCCGTTGTGGTGCCTGCACCATCCGCGAAGATGGGGACGCCATCAAGTCCTGCACGCGGTTGGCAGTGCAGGCCGACGGCGCGACCATCGAGACGGTCGAGGGCCTGGACGACGACGGCGACCTTGCCCCCATCCAGGAGCAGTTCCAGAAGCACCACGGCCTGCAGTGTGGGTACTGCACGCCGGGCATGCTGATGACCGCGGACACGTTCCTCGCGGACGCCGACGACCCGTCCCGCGAGGAGATTCGGGACGCCATCGAGGGAAACCTCTGTCGGTGTACAGGCTACCACAACATCGTTGACGCCATCGAGGCGACAGCCGCCCAACTGGGTGACCTGAAATGA
- a CDS encoding vWA domain-containing protein has product MFPTDGDDVSDATGIRDEVLEALVAFVRGLRRAGVDVSANAGVVGAQALVEVGFNDEDRARAALRATLVTRAEDLETFDRLFGEFWRRLYANLDGETAAEPPDDALDGALAPLGETAEATAAETRSGDDSRDGDLPLVRSAIEPGASDEGEADGTTATYSPAGRPETVTVDVRALADDNLDAAVDRLVGSLASLRGRRWQRAGTGERVDPRRALRRSVATGGAVVSLPERARRETAVRVVVLADVSQSVLDVVDRGFLLRFLRTLTARVRWSRAFFFDSDVRDVTAAFDEPTTADAVQALERAETSWGGGTRIGHAVGTVRREHSEAVDRRTVVLVVSDGLEMGDVTDLEHEMTRLASRARAVLWLNPLAATPGYEPTPTGMAAALPSVDGLFAFVDSEDVNETARQLERYGVGGRIGLEFDPRRGRETTRRDTETEP; this is encoded by the coding sequence ATGTTCCCGACCGACGGTGACGACGTGTCCGACGCGACCGGGATCCGCGACGAGGTGCTCGAGGCGCTCGTGGCGTTCGTCCGCGGGCTCCGACGGGCCGGCGTCGATGTCTCCGCGAACGCCGGTGTCGTCGGGGCGCAGGCGCTGGTCGAAGTCGGCTTCAACGACGAGGACCGCGCCCGGGCCGCGCTCCGGGCCACGCTCGTCACCCGCGCTGAGGACCTCGAGACGTTCGACAGGCTGTTCGGGGAGTTCTGGCGGCGGCTCTACGCCAATCTCGACGGCGAGACGGCGGCCGAGCCGCCCGACGACGCCCTTGACGGCGCCCTCGCCCCGCTCGGCGAGACCGCCGAGGCGACCGCGGCTGAGACGCGGTCGGGAGACGACTCGCGCGACGGCGATCTGCCGCTCGTGCGGAGCGCGATCGAGCCCGGGGCGTCTGACGAGGGCGAGGCGGACGGAACGACCGCGACGTACAGCCCCGCGGGACGCCCGGAGACGGTCACCGTCGACGTGCGTGCGCTCGCGGACGACAACCTGGACGCCGCAGTCGACCGGCTCGTCGGGTCGCTCGCGTCGCTTCGGGGCCGTCGCTGGCAGCGCGCGGGGACCGGCGAACGGGTGGATCCGCGCCGTGCCCTCCGCCGGAGCGTCGCCACCGGCGGGGCGGTCGTCTCGTTGCCCGAACGAGCCCGCCGCGAGACCGCGGTGCGGGTGGTCGTCCTCGCGGACGTCTCACAGTCGGTGCTCGACGTCGTCGACCGCGGATTCTTGCTGCGGTTCCTCCGGACGCTCACGGCGCGGGTCCGCTGGAGTCGAGCCTTCTTCTTCGACAGCGACGTGCGCGACGTGACGGCGGCGTTCGACGAGCCAACGACCGCCGACGCCGTGCAGGCGCTGGAGCGGGCGGAGACGAGCTGGGGCGGCGGCACGCGGATCGGTCACGCCGTCGGAACCGTCAGGCGAGAGCACTCGGAGGCCGTCGACCGGCGGACCGTCGTGCTCGTCGTCAGCGACGGGTTGGAGATGGGCGACGTGACGGACCTAGAGCACGAAATGACGCGGCTCGCGAGCCGCGCGCGGGCCGTCCTGTGGCTCAATCCGCTCGCCGCCACCCCGGGATACGAGCCGACGCCGACGGGAATGGCGGCAGCGCTCCCGTCTGTCGACGGTCTCTTCGCGTTCGTCGACTCGGAAGACGTCAACGAGACGGCGCGGCAACTGGAACGGTACGGGGTCGGCGGCCGGATCGGCCTGGAGTTCGATCCGCGCCGAGGACGGGAAACCACCCGACGCGACACGGAGACAGAACCATGA
- a CDS encoding AAA family ATPase: MTDEPSPTTDRDATESTGFDDVSEDELRAAFEATDYVADDDIVTTVLLALRLGRPLLVEGDPGSGKTELAKVLAAGFDAELIRLQCYEGLTAENALYEWNYTKQLLTIQADEGGVDERNSVFTEEYLLERPLLRALSGSGDRPPVLLIDEVDRADEEFEALLLEVLSDFQVSIPELGTVRAETPPAVVITSNRTRALSDALKRRCLFLHAKPPSFEKEKSIVERKVPELDGAIAAELCAVTQRLRQEPLRKRPGVAETLDWARAIAHLRVDGGSEPLSTAEIEHTIGCLLKEVDDVERIDETLLETLAETAERAQKDE, from the coding sequence ATGACGGACGAACCGAGCCCGACGACGGATCGAGACGCGACGGAGTCGACCGGGTTCGACGACGTGAGCGAAGACGAGCTCCGGGCGGCGTTCGAGGCGACCGACTACGTGGCCGACGACGACATCGTGACGACGGTACTGCTGGCGCTCCGCCTCGGTCGCCCGCTGCTGGTCGAAGGCGATCCCGGCTCGGGCAAGACGGAACTCGCGAAGGTGCTCGCCGCCGGCTTCGACGCGGAGCTCATCAGGCTCCAGTGTTACGAGGGGCTGACGGCCGAGAACGCGCTGTACGAGTGGAACTACACGAAGCAGCTGCTGACAATTCAGGCCGACGAGGGCGGCGTCGATGAGAGGAACTCGGTGTTCACCGAGGAGTACTTACTCGAGCGGCCGCTCCTCCGGGCGCTCTCCGGAAGCGGCGACCGCCCGCCGGTGCTGCTCATCGACGAGGTAGACCGGGCCGACGAGGAGTTCGAAGCGCTCCTCCTCGAGGTGTTATCAGACTTTCAGGTTTCGATCCCGGAGCTCGGGACGGTGCGGGCGGAGACCCCGCCGGCCGTCGTCATCACCTCGAACCGGACGCGCGCGCTCAGTGACGCACTCAAGCGACGGTGCCTGTTCCTCCACGCCAAACCGCCGAGCTTCGAGAAGGAGAAGTCGATCGTCGAGCGCAAGGTCCCGGAGTTGGACGGCGCGATCGCGGCCGAGCTGTGCGCCGTCACCCAGCGGCTCCGGCAGGAACCGCTCCGGAAGCGGCCGGGCGTCGCGGAGACGCTGGACTGGGCGCGGGCGATCGCGCACCTCCGGGTCGACGGCGGTTCGGAGCCGCTCTCGACGGCGGAGATCGAACACACGATCGGCTGTCTCCTGAAAGAGGTCGACGACGTGGAGCGGATCGACGAAACGTTGCTAGAGACGCTCGCGGAGACCGCCGAGCGAGCGCAAAAGGACGAGTAA
- a CDS encoding DNA-binding protein: protein MSTKRTFGQEASVEQAYELDVAAVDEDGFEVVEERPELRPTVELEIQAKVDTNHPDAGVSGLTLEAEERMLAREWEIAKTRTRWDDRPESDREARTRRMVSDQSRARRVEFQKRAASVDRRLEPGRVDPRERLSREELAAVNQQATRIHRMVKSSVSRAVLSKQLAERLVRGEELVSAAVAVIEKQWTRPGGIVPIAKVGDVPRGEVTVEGRVERLWVPSHPAIMQVGLLEDDTGRIRFTVWKKSNQAMVKEGERVRFRAAEKNWYEGRCSIALTWWSNTEFPDRGAWWE from the coding sequence ATGAGTACTAAACGCACTTTCGGACAAGAAGCTTCGGTCGAACAGGCATATGAATTAGACGTTGCAGCGGTTGACGAGGATGGCTTCGAGGTGGTCGAGGAGCGTCCTGAGCTGCGGCCCACGGTCGAGTTGGAGATTCAGGCGAAGGTGGATACAAACCACCCGGATGCGGGGGTGTCGGGATTGACGCTCGAAGCAGAGGAGCGCATGTTGGCGAGAGAGTGGGAGATTGCGAAGACGCGGACGCGGTGGGATGATAGACCGGAGTCAGACCGGGAGGCGCGGACGCGGCGGATGGTGAGCGACCAGAGCAGAGCGCGGCGAGTCGAGTTCCAGAAGCGAGCGGCGAGCGTCGATAGACGGTTGGAGCCGGGACGGGTTGATCCTCGTGAGCGGTTGAGTCGTGAGGAGTTAGCGGCGGTGAATCAGCAGGCGACGCGCATCCATCGGATGGTCAAAAGTAGTGTCTCTCGGGCGGTGCTCTCGAAACAGTTGGCCGAGCGGTTGGTGCGCGGCGAGGAGTTGGTGAGCGCAGCGGTTGCAGTCATCGAGAAGCAATGGACGCGACCGGGTGGGATTGTGCCCATTGCGAAGGTTGGGGATGTGCCGAGAGGGGAAGTGACGGTTGAAGGTCGGGTCGAACGTCTTTGGGTTCCATCACATCCAGCGATAATGCAGGTTGGCCTCCTTGAAGACGACACAGGTCGGATTCGGTTCACGGTGTGGAAGAAGTCGAACCAAGCGATGGTCAAAGAGGGTGAGCGGGTGCGATTCAGGGCAGCGGAGAAGAACTGGTACGAGGGGCGGTGTTCGATTGCGTTGACGTGGTGGTCGAACACGGAGTTCCCAGACAGAGGTGCGTGGTGGGAGTAG
- a CDS encoding GTP pyrophosphokinase gives MTETESETERIVAVLHDVVEDTDYTIEAIEETFGSMVRAAVDALTKRMGENYTEFIERVAENPIARRVKIADLENNMDLTRLSEVNDSVVENQRKYHDAWVKLNRNKNAY, from the coding sequence ATGACCGAAACGGAGTCAGAAACAGAACGCATCGTTGCCGTACTCCACGACGTAGTCGAAGACACCGACTATACAATCGAAGCAATCGAGGAGACGTTTGGTTCCATGGTGCGGGCTGCGGTCGACGCTCTCACGAAACGAATGGGTGAGAACTACACCGAGTTCATCGAGCGTGTCGCTGAGAACCCCATCGCTCGACGAGTGAAGATTGCAGATCTTGAAAACAACATGGATTTGACGAGGTTATCCGAGGTCAACGATTCGGTTGTCGAAAACCAACGCAAATACCACGACGCGTGGGTGAAACTCAACCGTAATAAGAATGCTTACTAA
- a CDS encoding HNH endonuclease signature motif containing protein — MQFKIGKPYHRRDDLAALGGSWGMGIITAKANPYVFIITGERGEEFGYEDEFLPDGTFVYSGQGVEGDMDWRYVNRARDHHELDKELHLFEKAEDSYMVRYRGQYEYDFHRFTQSPDRNGKLRRAILFHLIPAGGNTVTLPQKFENLSLEELYEEAVKNAPHHQEGREPETRTKAIAGVEYNRSEIPKQFALRAASGVCQGCENEAPFLTPTGEPFREVHHIDFLSDGGADHPDNVIAVCHNCHR; from the coding sequence ATGCAATTTAAAATCGGCAAACCCTACCATCGACGCGATGACCTAGCTGCCTTAGGGGGATCGTGGGGAATGGGGATTATCACGGCAAAAGCCAACCCCTACGTCTTCATCATCACGGGAGAACGAGGCGAAGAATTCGGATATGAAGATGAATTCTTGCCAGATGGAACGTTTGTATACTCCGGACAGGGAGTCGAGGGGGATATGGACTGGCGGTATGTGAATCGTGCACGCGACCACCACGAATTAGACAAAGAGCTACACCTGTTCGAGAAAGCTGAAGATAGCTACATGGTTCGGTATCGCGGCCAATACGAGTATGACTTTCATCGGTTCACCCAATCCCCCGATAGGAACGGGAAGCTACGAAGAGCGATTCTCTTTCATCTGATTCCAGCAGGTGGCAATACAGTCACTCTCCCACAGAAATTCGAGAACTTATCGCTCGAAGAACTCTATGAAGAGGCGGTAAAAAATGCCCCCCATCACCAGGAAGGCAGAGAACCAGAAACACGAACAAAAGCAATAGCTGGTGTTGAGTACAATCGCTCAGAAATACCGAAACAGTTTGCGCTACGTGCAGCGAGTGGAGTTTGCCAAGGCTGTGAGAACGAAGCGCCCTTTTTGACACCGACAGGGGAACCGTTCCGGGAAGTTCACCACATTGATTTTCTTAGCGATGGGGGCGCAGACCATCCAGATAACGTCATTGCTGTCTGTCACAATTGTCATCGGTGA